Proteins co-encoded in one Streptomyces sp. NBC_01283 genomic window:
- a CDS encoding SDR family NAD(P)-dependent oxidoreductase, which translates to MSGRDARSLVDHFRTVLGEHSQEQIFRFLVDGEGEPQALGNAELDLRARTIAAALQERFPAGERALIMCPAGLDYVTSFFACLYADVVAVPVYPPDPAFPMRTLPRLTAIVEDAEPAVVLAPAATIALVDRFAEHAPALRNIVWIAVDDIDTAAADGWRAPGTERDDLAFLQYTSGSTSSPKGVMVSHGNLMHNISEMNRQFFGNDPDQHMVSWLPPFHDLGLIMGLLTPAYGGYPVTFMSPYSFLKRPLRWLRAISDVRATASPAPNFAYDLAVAKITEQDRQTLDLSSWRVALNGAEPVRKQTMDRFSRTFAECGYRPTTHAPSYGLAEATLVVSTGDPAAEPVHRDLRTEALLAGVAETAGPGEAARNLPSCGISFQDQQVAVVDPQTHAALPAGRVGELWVAGPSVARGYWRRPQATEETFRAHLDTGEGPFLRTGDLGFADGDQIYVTGRIKDVVIVAGRNHYPQDIERTVESVDPGLREGCGVAGAREIDGEERLIVVQEYRGSRSPEDRARVIDAIRTEVAHEHGLQPFIVALTRTGTVPKTSSGKLQRAACLDALLAGTAEPLALWRADEAKAGRVPEEAPGASKDVTERPAPNAREIEQWLRQSLAAATGRQVATIDPDVPFAGYGLRSVELVSIVGELEQHLGVPLQPGIVWEHPTAAKLAAHLAGSAADSPAPSLAEPATTLTAPVPAAAPAGAAGQGADEPIAIIGIGCRFPGGVDGPDSFWQLLTEGRDAVTEVPADRWSTEEFTDADPAAPGRTTSRWGGFVEGVDQFDSGFFGISQQEAARMDPQQRLLAEVSFEALENAGVPTASLSGTQTGVFIGISTFDYATGQLNDLDAIDAYTGTGSALSIAANRLSYLLDLRGPSMAVDSACSSSLVAVLQACTSLSRGDCDLAVAGGVNLVLSPAFAINFSKAGVMSAEGRCKPFDASADGYVRSEGAGVVILKPLSRALADGDPVHAVIRGGAVNQDGASNGLMAPNPKAQQAVVRAAHARAGVRAADIAYVEAHGTGTILGDPIEAKALGGVLGDGRAADRPCLIGSVKSNLGHMEAAAGIGGLIKTALMVRHRMVPPTLHYRAPNPHIPFDELPVRVADTLQPWPATAAPALAGVSSFGFGGTNAHLVVEEPPPAAAPAHSPSEGAALLTVSARDEQALRDLAARYADKLTGATPVRDVTAAAAVRRTHHEHRLACVGADAPELRTALAAFGRGESVTGLSTGVRRAGQQSKPVFVFSGQGPRWWPLAAELLTGDLAAEQAFSAVLERADTLLRRHTDWSLLDQLAADPARSRLLDTAVGQPALTAVQIALAALWRSWGIEPAAVVGHSVGEIAAAHVAGAISLEDALLIALHRGTALHAATGKGRMAVAGVSLDEARTLLAERAPGPVWIAAANSPGSTVFSGENDALETFAKSLADDGLYCKVLESVEFASHCPLMEPVASELWRVLAPLRPRPTAIPMISTGTGEIVPGDRLDAEYWASNLTRPVLFDTAVTALADTGHNVFVEASPHPMLTDAVTERLASYDDGVAVSSLRRDQPGRATVLGELGRLYTAGHQIDWRRVHGPAGPMTDLPAYPWQRTRSWRELRPAGRSAHRGHPALRERTVSALSPHAVHWSAPVDLAEFPYLTDHQVGGSPVLPAALMLDAALGAARDHLDDGAVLHDVAFTRLSVVPEQADGSTLQLTLVPATADTATVRLFTRSGAGEDWTEAARAGVRRTAPVATAEPLAPVRTRCATSVPSDEHYAALRHAGLAYGPAFQGIEELWQGRAEAVARLRERSALTTDRGKHPVHPVVLDSALQVLSAALDAQDQPLDATYVPVAVGGFTLVGDQVAPRWAHAAVTAPQPGADTITGARVVLYDAEGAAVGEITDVTLQRLDRTETADPRDEALLDLVWRSTPAPAPALQQPPGSWLLFVDQARTTAGLADALRAHGATCRTVTTGPAYRKVGPDHYEIDPGSREDIAALLADLTASGTGPDGIVHGWSLDIGLPEEGDGRPPASAAGDAGLPVLRLVQELALAGQDPAPRLVLLTRGAQHAADGDELNVGQAPLWGLARVIGLEHTELRSSVIDLDPARPAEEGALLLAEVLGSGDNDQVALRGAVRLTPALQPWAPTDDPGQGPRPAWNFDAARDGNHHLLAARPGSLTSLRPTWWHRTPPGPGQVEVEVTAAGLNFSDVLKALGSYPGAEGVVPLGAECAGRVTAVGEGVSAPQVGDRVIAAGPGSMAAFITLDAQLVAPAPPALDDEQAAAVPIAFLTAVHGLERLARLGEGESVLVHSATGGVGLAALQVARRRGARVFATAGTPAKRDLLRGLGVEHVMDSRTLDFAEEIRALTGGRGVDVVLNSSSGEALVRSLDLVAPGGRFVEIGKRDIYDNSHIGLEFFKGNRAFMAVDLEHTIREEPERVAGLFADVVEGFDRGEFTALPITTHPFADAPAAFTAMAKARHTGKLVLLPAANESVTTAVGAAPVRPSGTYLITGGLGALGLETARYLVGQGARHVVLVGRNAPGPHAEAVLAELRTRAEVVVTAADVSRRGAVDDLLARLDGSLPPLAGVVHAAGILDDGLLTGLAPERFRSVAGPKSAAAWHLHQATSDRDLDFFVLYSSAAAVLGSASQGNYAAASAFVDALAHHRRSLGLPALSIDWGPWAQIGLAAHPDRGGSLAARGIESISPDQGIAALDRLLSSSAAQVCVLPLDHERVRGHHGGGLLRTLVDDGGQDTQGAAGPQDEIRRLMLAVEPGRRRRAVLTEHGRAVAARVIGADPARIDTSAPITGMGFDSLLSLELRKSLESSLGIQLPSTVTWRFPTIDALVPYLADRMGIQLESHQELGGDRADPPAVPAGPVPASSATENAHGIAADESVDLDSMSAAELGALLMAKTTQIDEGAQR; encoded by the coding sequence ATGTCGGGCCGGGACGCACGATCGCTTGTCGACCATTTCCGCACGGTGTTGGGCGAGCACTCGCAGGAGCAGATCTTCCGTTTTCTCGTGGACGGCGAGGGCGAGCCGCAGGCGCTCGGCAACGCCGAACTGGACCTGAGGGCCCGCACGATCGCGGCGGCGCTGCAGGAACGCTTCCCCGCCGGGGAGCGGGCGCTGATCATGTGCCCGGCCGGACTGGACTACGTCACCTCGTTCTTCGCCTGCCTCTACGCGGACGTCGTCGCCGTGCCCGTCTACCCGCCGGACCCGGCGTTCCCGATGCGCACCCTGCCGCGGCTGACCGCCATCGTGGAGGACGCGGAGCCGGCGGTGGTCCTCGCCCCTGCCGCGACCATCGCCCTGGTCGACCGCTTCGCCGAACACGCTCCGGCGCTGCGGAACATCGTCTGGATCGCCGTCGACGACATCGACACCGCGGCCGCCGACGGCTGGCGCGCCCCCGGCACCGAACGCGACGACCTGGCGTTCCTGCAGTACACCTCCGGCTCCACCAGCAGCCCCAAGGGCGTGATGGTCAGCCACGGCAACCTGATGCACAACATCTCCGAGATGAACCGGCAGTTCTTCGGGAACGACCCCGACCAGCACATGGTGAGCTGGCTGCCGCCCTTCCACGACCTCGGCCTGATCATGGGCCTGCTCACCCCCGCGTACGGCGGATACCCGGTCACCTTCATGTCCCCGTACTCGTTCCTGAAGCGGCCGCTGCGCTGGCTGCGGGCCATCTCCGACGTCCGGGCCACCGCGAGCCCCGCGCCGAACTTCGCCTACGACCTCGCGGTGGCCAAGATCACCGAGCAGGACCGGCAGACGCTGGATCTGAGCTCATGGCGCGTCGCCCTCAACGGGGCGGAGCCGGTGCGCAAGCAGACCATGGACCGCTTCTCCCGCACGTTCGCCGAGTGCGGCTACCGGCCCACCACGCACGCCCCGTCCTACGGTCTGGCCGAAGCCACCCTGGTGGTGTCCACCGGGGACCCGGCCGCCGAGCCCGTCCACCGCGACCTGCGCACCGAGGCACTCCTCGCCGGTGTGGCCGAGACCGCGGGACCGGGCGAGGCGGCACGCAACCTGCCCAGTTGCGGCATCTCGTTCCAGGACCAGCAGGTCGCCGTCGTGGACCCGCAGACCCATGCCGCGCTGCCCGCGGGGCGGGTCGGCGAACTGTGGGTGGCGGGACCGAGCGTCGCGCGCGGCTACTGGCGCCGCCCCCAGGCCACCGAGGAGACCTTCCGGGCCCACCTCGACACCGGCGAGGGGCCGTTCCTGCGCACCGGCGACCTGGGTTTCGCCGACGGTGACCAGATCTATGTCACCGGCCGTATCAAGGACGTCGTCATCGTCGCGGGCCGCAACCACTACCCCCAGGACATCGAACGCACCGTGGAGAGCGTCGATCCGGGCCTGCGGGAAGGCTGCGGCGTGGCCGGCGCGCGCGAGATCGACGGTGAGGAACGGCTCATCGTCGTCCAGGAGTACCGCGGCAGCCGCTCGCCCGAGGACCGCGCACGGGTCATCGACGCGATACGCACCGAGGTCGCCCACGAGCACGGTCTTCAGCCGTTCATCGTCGCACTCACCCGCACCGGTACGGTGCCCAAGACCTCCAGCGGCAAGCTGCAGCGCGCGGCCTGCCTCGACGCGCTCCTGGCAGGAACCGCGGAGCCGCTCGCGCTGTGGCGCGCGGACGAGGCAAAAGCGGGCCGGGTGCCCGAGGAGGCACCGGGCGCGAGCAAGGACGTGACGGAGCGTCCCGCGCCAAACGCCCGCGAGATCGAACAGTGGCTGCGCCAGTCGCTGGCTGCCGCGACCGGACGACAGGTCGCCACCATCGATCCGGACGTGCCCTTCGCCGGCTACGGACTGCGTTCCGTCGAACTGGTCTCCATCGTCGGCGAGTTGGAGCAGCATCTCGGCGTTCCCCTGCAGCCCGGCATCGTCTGGGAACACCCCACCGCGGCCAAGCTCGCCGCCCACCTGGCAGGGTCGGCCGCCGACTCCCCGGCGCCCTCGCTCGCCGAGCCCGCCACCACCCTCACGGCCCCGGTGCCTGCCGCGGCGCCCGCCGGGGCAGCGGGGCAGGGCGCGGACGAGCCGATCGCCATCATCGGGATCGGCTGCCGCTTTCCCGGCGGGGTGGACGGCCCCGACAGCTTCTGGCAGCTGTTGACCGAGGGCCGCGACGCGGTCACCGAGGTTCCCGCCGACCGGTGGAGCACCGAGGAGTTCACCGACGCCGATCCGGCGGCCCCCGGCCGCACGACCAGCCGCTGGGGCGGTTTCGTCGAGGGCGTCGACCAGTTCGACTCGGGTTTCTTCGGCATCTCGCAGCAGGAAGCCGCCCGCATGGATCCGCAGCAGCGGCTGCTCGCGGAGGTCTCCTTCGAGGCCCTGGAGAACGCGGGCGTGCCCACCGCGTCGCTGTCCGGCACGCAGACCGGGGTGTTCATCGGCATCTCCACGTTCGACTACGCCACCGGCCAGTTGAACGACCTCGACGCCATCGACGCCTACACCGGAACCGGCAGCGCGCTGAGCATCGCCGCGAACCGGCTCTCGTATCTGCTGGATCTGCGCGGTCCGAGCATGGCGGTCGACTCCGCCTGCTCCTCCTCGCTGGTGGCCGTGCTCCAGGCGTGCACCAGCCTGAGCCGGGGCGACTGCGACCTGGCCGTCGCGGGCGGCGTCAACCTGGTGCTCTCCCCCGCGTTCGCCATCAACTTCAGCAAGGCGGGCGTCATGTCCGCCGAAGGCCGGTGCAAGCCGTTCGACGCGAGTGCCGATGGCTACGTGCGTTCCGAGGGCGCCGGCGTGGTGATACTCAAACCGCTCAGCCGGGCTCTGGCCGACGGCGATCCGGTACACGCCGTGATCCGCGGCGGCGCCGTCAATCAGGACGGAGCGAGCAACGGGCTGATGGCGCCCAACCCGAAGGCCCAGCAGGCAGTGGTACGTGCTGCCCACGCCAGGGCCGGGGTGCGCGCCGCGGACATCGCCTACGTGGAGGCGCACGGCACCGGCACCATCCTCGGGGACCCCATCGAGGCCAAGGCGCTGGGAGGTGTGCTCGGCGACGGTCGTGCCGCGGACCGGCCCTGCCTGATCGGCTCGGTGAAGTCCAACCTCGGCCACATGGAGGCCGCCGCCGGAATCGGAGGGCTGATCAAGACCGCCCTCATGGTCCGCCATCGCATGGTGCCGCCGACGCTGCACTACCGCGCGCCCAACCCGCACATTCCCTTCGACGAGCTCCCGGTCCGCGTCGCCGACACCCTTCAGCCGTGGCCGGCCACGGCTGCCCCGGCTCTGGCCGGCGTCAGTTCCTTCGGTTTCGGCGGCACCAACGCCCACCTGGTGGTGGAGGAACCGCCACCGGCCGCCGCTCCCGCCCACTCCCCCTCCGAGGGCGCCGCGCTGCTGACCGTCTCCGCCCGGGACGAGCAGGCCCTGCGTGATCTCGCCGCCCGTTACGCGGACAAGCTCACCGGCGCGACGCCCGTACGTGACGTCACGGCGGCCGCCGCGGTCCGCCGCACCCACCACGAGCACCGGCTGGCCTGCGTGGGCGCCGATGCCCCCGAACTGCGCACGGCGCTGGCCGCGTTCGGCCGCGGGGAGAGTGTCACCGGGCTCAGCACCGGGGTGCGCCGGGCCGGCCAGCAGTCGAAACCGGTGTTCGTCTTCTCCGGACAGGGGCCCCGCTGGTGGCCGCTGGCCGCCGAGCTGCTCACCGGTGACCTCGCCGCGGAGCAAGCCTTCAGCGCCGTACTGGAGCGGGCGGACACGCTGCTGCGCCGGCACACCGACTGGTCGCTCCTGGACCAGCTCGCAGCCGACCCGGCACGTTCCCGGCTGCTCGACACCGCGGTCGGCCAGCCCGCTCTCACCGCCGTCCAGATCGCGCTCGCCGCTCTGTGGCGCTCCTGGGGCATCGAGCCCGCCGCCGTCGTCGGACACAGCGTGGGTGAGATCGCCGCGGCCCATGTGGCGGGTGCGATCTCCCTGGAGGACGCCCTCCTGATCGCCCTGCACCGCGGCACGGCTCTGCACGCCGCCACCGGCAAGGGCCGGATGGCTGTCGCGGGCGTCTCCCTGGACGAGGCCCGCACGCTGCTCGCCGAGCGCGCCCCGGGGCCGGTGTGGATCGCTGCCGCCAACAGTCCCGGCTCCACCGTCTTCTCCGGCGAGAACGACGCCCTGGAGACGTTCGCCAAGTCCCTGGCCGACGACGGTCTGTACTGCAAGGTCCTCGAGTCCGTGGAGTTCGCCTCCCACTGCCCCCTGATGGAGCCCGTCGCCTCCGAACTGTGGCGGGTCCTTGCCCCCTTGCGGCCCCGGCCCACCGCCATCCCGATGATCTCCACCGGCACCGGGGAGATCGTGCCCGGTGACCGGCTCGACGCCGAGTACTGGGCGTCCAACCTCACCCGGCCGGTCTTGTTCGACACCGCCGTCACCGCGCTCGCCGACACCGGCCACAACGTGTTCGTCGAGGCGTCACCTCACCCGATGCTCACCGACGCCGTCACCGAACGCCTTGCCTCGTACGACGACGGGGTCGCCGTATCGTCCCTGCGCCGGGATCAGCCGGGCCGCGCCACCGTGCTCGGCGAACTCGGCCGCCTGTACACCGCCGGCCACCAGATCGACTGGAGGCGGGTGCACGGTCCCGCCGGGCCGATGACCGATCTGCCCGCCTATCCCTGGCAGCGCACCCGCAGCTGGCGCGAGCTGCGTCCGGCAGGCCGGTCCGCGCACCGTGGCCATCCGGCGCTGCGCGAGCGCACCGTGTCGGCGCTCTCACCGCACGCCGTCCACTGGTCGGCCCCGGTGGACCTCGCCGAGTTCCCCTACTTGACGGACCATCAAGTCGGTGGCAGTCCCGTGCTGCCCGCCGCCCTGATGCTGGACGCGGCGCTCGGCGCTGCCCGCGACCACCTCGACGACGGCGCTGTTCTGCACGATGTCGCCTTCACCCGGCTCTCCGTGGTGCCCGAACAGGCCGACGGGTCCACGCTGCAGCTCACGCTGGTGCCCGCGACGGCCGACACCGCGACGGTGCGCCTGTTCACCCGGTCCGGCGCCGGGGAGGACTGGACCGAAGCCGCACGGGCGGGCGTGCGCCGAACCGCTCCCGTCGCCACGGCCGAGCCTCTCGCCCCCGTCCGCACACGCTGTGCCACGTCGGTCCCGTCCGACGAGCACTACGCCGCCCTGCGCCACGCCGGGCTGGCGTACGGGCCCGCCTTCCAGGGCATCGAAGAGCTGTGGCAGGGCCGGGCCGAGGCCGTGGCCCGGCTTCGCGAGCGGAGCGCCCTGACCACCGACCGCGGCAAGCACCCTGTGCACCCGGTCGTGCTCGACAGTGCCCTGCAGGTCCTCAGTGCCGCCCTCGACGCACAGGACCAGCCTCTGGACGCGACGTACGTGCCGGTGGCCGTCGGCGGCTTCACCCTCGTCGGCGACCAGGTCGCCCCCCGCTGGGCGCACGCCGCCGTCACGGCGCCGCAGCCCGGCGCCGACACGATCACCGGTGCTCGCGTCGTCCTGTACGACGCCGAGGGCGCCGCCGTCGGCGAGATCACCGACGTCACCCTGCAGCGTCTGGACCGCACCGAGACCGCGGACCCGCGCGACGAGGCTCTGCTCGATCTCGTCTGGCGCTCCACACCCGCGCCCGCCCCAGCCCTCCAGCAGCCGCCGGGCAGCTGGCTGCTCTTCGTCGACCAGGCCCGCACCACCGCGGGTCTCGCCGACGCGCTGCGCGCGCACGGCGCCACCTGCCGGACCGTCACCACCGGCCCGGCCTACCGCAAGGTCGGCCCGGACCACTACGAGATCGATCCGGGCAGCCGGGAGGACATCGCGGCGCTGCTGGCCGATCTCACCGCCTCGGGCACCGGCCCGGACGGCATCGTGCACGGCTGGTCCCTCGACATCGGCCTTCCCGAGGAGGGCGACGGCCGGCCACCGGCGAGCGCGGCCGGCGATGCCGGTCTGCCGGTGCTCCGTCTCGTGCAGGAACTCGCGCTGGCCGGTCAGGACCCCGCGCCCCGCCTCGTGCTGCTCACCCGGGGCGCCCAGCACGCCGCCGACGGGGACGAACTGAACGTCGGGCAGGCCCCGTTGTGGGGTCTGGCCCGGGTGATCGGACTGGAGCACACCGAACTGCGGAGCTCGGTCATCGATTTGGACCCGGCCAGGCCCGCGGAGGAAGGCGCGCTCCTGCTCGCCGAGGTGCTGGGCTCCGGCGACAACGACCAGGTCGCTCTGCGGGGCGCTGTCCGTCTGACGCCCGCACTGCAGCCCTGGGCGCCCACCGACGATCCGGGCCAGGGCCCTCGCCCCGCCTGGAACTTCGACGCCGCACGCGACGGGAACCACCACCTGCTGGCCGCCCGTCCCGGCAGTCTCACCAGCCTCCGCCCCACCTGGTGGCACCGCACTCCGCCGGGTCCGGGTCAGGTCGAGGTCGAGGTCACCGCCGCGGGCCTGAACTTCAGTGATGTGCTCAAGGCCCTCGGCTCCTACCCGGGTGCCGAAGGGGTCGTGCCGCTCGGTGCCGAATGCGCCGGCCGGGTCACCGCTGTCGGTGAGGGCGTCAGCGCGCCACAGGTCGGCGACCGGGTCATCGCCGCCGGCCCCGGCAGCATGGCGGCCTTCATCACGCTCGACGCGCAGTTGGTGGCCCCCGCTCCCCCGGCACTCGACGACGAGCAGGCCGCCGCCGTGCCCATCGCGTTCCTCACCGCCGTCCACGGCCTGGAGCGGTTGGCCCGGCTCGGCGAGGGCGAGAGCGTCCTCGTCCATTCCGCGACCGGAGGTGTCGGGCTCGCCGCACTCCAGGTCGCCCGCCGCCGCGGTGCCCGCGTGTTCGCCACGGCCGGCACTCCGGCCAAGCGGGATCTGCTGCGCGGTCTCGGTGTCGAGCACGTCATGGACTCCCGCACCCTCGACTTCGCCGAGGAGATCAGGGCGCTCACCGGCGGCCGCGGGGTCGATGTGGTCCTCAACTCCTCGTCCGGCGAGGCACTGGTCCGCTCCCTGGATCTGGTCGCGCCCGGTGGGCGCTTCGTGGAGATCGGCAAGCGCGACATCTACGACAACAGCCACATCGGCCTGGAGTTCTTCAAAGGCAACCGGGCCTTCATGGCCGTCGACCTGGAGCACACCATCCGCGAGGAGCCGGAGCGGGTCGCCGGCTTGTTCGCCGACGTCGTCGAGGGCTTCGACCGCGGGGAGTTCACGGCCCTGCCCATCACCACGCACCCCTTCGCCGACGCCCCCGCGGCCTTCACCGCGATGGCCAAGGCCCGCCACACCGGCAAGCTCGTACTGCTACCGGCTGCCAACGAATCGGTGACGACCGCTGTGGGCGCCGCACCGGTGCGCCCCTCCGGCACCTATCTGATCACCGGCGGCCTCGGCGCGCTGGGCCTGGAGACGGCCCGCTACCTCGTGGGCCAGGGCGCCCGCCATGTGGTCCTGGTCGGCCGCAATGCCCCGGGACCGCATGCCGAGGCCGTCCTCGCCGAACTGCGTACCCGGGCCGAGGTCGTCGTCACCGCCGCCGATGTGTCCCGACGCGGCGCGGTGGACGACCTGCTCGCCCGCCTGGACGGCTCCCTGCCGCCCCTGGCCGGCGTCGTGCACGCCGCGGGCATTCTCGACGACGGCCTGCTCACCGGCCTTGCCCCGGAGCGGTTCCGGTCAGTCGCGGGCCCGAAGTCGGCCGCTGCCTGGCATCTGCACCAGGCCACGTCGGACCGCGACCTCGACTTCTTCGTCCTGTACTCCTCGGCCGCCGCCGTTCTCGGCTCGGCCAGTCAGGGCAACTACGCGGCGGCGAGCGCCTTCGTCGACGCGTTGGCCCATCACCGGCGCTCCCTGGGCCTGCCCGCGCTGAGCATCGACTGGGGCCCCTGGGCACAGATCGGCCTCGCGGCCCACCCGGACCGCGGTGGGTCCCTGGCCGCCCGCGGCATCGAGAGCATCAGCCCCGATCAGGGCATCGCCGCTCTCGACCGGCTGCTGAGCAGCTCCGCCGCCCAGGTGTGCGTCCTGCCGCTGGATCACGAGCGGGTGCGCGGCCATCACGGCGGAGGCCTGCTGCGCACCCTCGTCGACGACGGGGGCCAGGACACGCAGGGTGCCGCGGGACCGCAGGACGAGATACGCCGCCTGATGCTCGCGGTCGAACCCGGCCGGCGCCGCAGGGCCGTACTGACCGAGCACGGGCGAGCGGTCGCCGCCCGCGTCATCGGAGCGGATCCGGCCAGGATCGACACCAGCGCCCCGATCACCGGCATGGGCTTCGATTCGCTGCTCTCCCTGGAGCTGCGCAAGTCCCTGGAGTCGTCGCTGGGCATCCAGTTGCCCTCCACCGTCACCTGGCGCTTCCCGACCATCGACGCCCTGGTGCCGTACCTGGCCGACCGGATGGGGATCCAGCTGGAGTCCCACCAGGAGCTGGGCGGGGACCGGGCAGACCCTCCCGCCGTTCCGGCAGGACCCGTACCGGCTTCCTCGGCCACCGAGAACGCCCACGGGATCGCCGCGGACGAATCCGTGGACCTCGACTCGATGTCCGCCGCGGAACTCGGAGCACTCCTGATGGCCAAAACCACACAGATCGACGAGGGGGCCCAGCGATGA
- the ccrA gene encoding crotonyl-CoA carboxylase/reductase: MEKILDAILAGELDEVAHLPVPDFYRGVVLHADETAMFEGLESRDKDPRSSLHLEEVATPQPAAGEVLVAVMASGINHNTVWSSIFEPLPTFGFLSRYGRTSPQAARHDLPYHVLGSDLSGVVLRCGEGVTGWQPGAEVVAHCLSVELDHPDGHADTMLDPEQRIWGFETNFGGLAELALVKANQLMPKPRHLTWEEAAASGLVNSTAYRQLVSANGARLKQGDTVLIWGASGGLGSYATQLVLNGGATPVCVVSSPQKAEACRRMGAELVIDRSAEGYRFWKDEHTQDPREWRRLGARIRELTGGDDPDIVFEHPGRETFGASVYVARRGGTIVTCASTSGYEHTFDNRYLWMHLKRIVGTHFANYREAWEANRLIAKGLVHPTLSDVVPLEGTSQAVHDVHHNLHQGKVGVLCLAPEEGLGVSDAALRDRHEAAINRFRSRPAGV, encoded by the coding sequence ATGGAGAAGATCCTCGATGCGATCCTCGCGGGAGAACTCGACGAGGTGGCCCATTTGCCGGTGCCCGACTTCTACCGAGGGGTGGTGCTGCACGCCGATGAGACGGCGATGTTCGAAGGACTGGAAAGCCGGGACAAGGACCCGCGCAGCTCGCTGCATCTGGAGGAGGTGGCCACCCCCCAGCCGGCCGCGGGTGAGGTGCTTGTGGCGGTGATGGCCAGCGGGATCAACCACAACACGGTGTGGTCCTCGATCTTCGAGCCGCTGCCGACGTTCGGCTTCCTCTCCCGTTACGGCCGCACCTCGCCGCAGGCGGCCCGGCACGACCTGCCCTACCACGTGCTGGGGTCCGACCTCTCCGGTGTGGTGCTGCGCTGCGGCGAGGGGGTGACGGGCTGGCAGCCCGGGGCCGAGGTGGTCGCGCACTGTCTGTCCGTGGAACTGGACCACCCCGACGGGCACGCCGACACCATGCTCGACCCCGAACAGCGGATCTGGGGGTTCGAGACCAACTTCGGCGGGCTGGCCGAACTGGCGCTGGTCAAGGCCAATCAGCTCATGCCCAAGCCGCGCCACCTCACCTGGGAGGAGGCGGCCGCGTCGGGTCTGGTGAACTCGACCGCGTACCGGCAGCTGGTGTCCGCGAACGGCGCCCGCCTCAAGCAGGGCGACACGGTGCTGATCTGGGGCGCCTCCGGCGGCCTCGGCTCCTACGCCACCCAGCTGGTACTCAACGGCGGGGCGACACCGGTATGTGTGGTGTCCAGTCCGCAGAAGGCGGAGGCGTGCCGGCGGATGGGCGCGGAGCTCGTGATCGACCGGAGCGCCGAGGGCTACCGGTTCTGGAAGGACGAGCACACACAGGACCCGCGCGAATGGCGCAGGCTCGGAGCTCGCATCAGGGAGCTGACCGGGGGCGACGACCCCGACATCGTCTTCGAGCACCCGGGCCGTGAGACCTTCGGCGCGAGCGTGTACGTGGCCCGCCGCGGCGGCACCATCGTCACCTGCGCGTCCACCTCCGGATATGAGCACACCTTCGACAACCGGTATCTGTGGATGCACCTCAAGCGCATCGTCGGTACCCATTTCGCGAACTACCGCGAGGCGTGGGAGGCCAACCGCCTCATCGCCAAGGGACTGGTGCATCCCACGCTGTCGGACGTGGTGCCGCTCGAAGGCACGTCCCAGGCGGTCCACGACGTGCACCACAACCTGCACCAGGGCAAGGTCGGGGTGCTGTGCCTGGCCCCTGAAGAGGGGCTCGGGGTCAGCGACGCCGCGCTGCGGGACCGTCACGAGGCGGCCATCAACAGGTTCCGCTCGCGGCCTGCGGGCGTCTGA